In one Mesorhizobium australicum genomic region, the following are encoded:
- the hemH gene encoding ferrochelatase: protein MGTTELTPQADRKSIGPLPAGHPPVRKGRIGVLLVNLGTPDGTDYGSVRRYLKEFLSDRRVIEIPPLVWQPILNLFILTTRPQKTGANYRKIWNTELDESPLRTFTRGQAEKLAAALSDNPDISVEWGMRYGNPSTASALDRLLQQGCDRILTFPLYPQYSATTTATANDQLFRALMEIRNAPAVRTVPAYYDEPVYIDALADSLKGHLAKLDFEPEVVLASYHGLPKVNLEKGDPYHCHCLKTTRLLRERLGWDEKRLISTFQSRFGAQEWLQPYTDKTVERLAKEGVKRIAILNPGFSADCIETLEEIDGEVREVFLHAGGERFAHIPCLNDSPEGMTVIESLVRREVQGWI, encoded by the coding sequence ATGGGCACGACGGAACTGACACCACAGGCCGACCGAAAATCGATAGGGCCCTTGCCTGCCGGCCACCCACCCGTACGCAAGGGCCGCATTGGAGTCCTCCTCGTCAATCTCGGCACGCCCGACGGCACGGACTATGGGTCGGTTCGGCGCTATCTGAAGGAGTTTCTCTCCGACAGGCGCGTCATCGAGATACCTCCCCTCGTCTGGCAGCCGATCCTCAATCTCTTCATCCTGACGACGCGGCCGCAGAAGACCGGCGCCAACTACCGCAAGATCTGGAACACCGAGCTGGACGAGTCGCCGCTGCGCACCTTCACGCGCGGCCAGGCGGAGAAGCTTGCTGCCGCGCTCTCCGACAACCCGGACATCTCGGTCGAATGGGGCATGCGCTACGGCAATCCGTCGACCGCCAGCGCGCTCGATCGCCTGCTCCAGCAGGGCTGCGACCGTATTCTGACCTTCCCGCTCTATCCGCAGTATTCCGCCACCACGACGGCGACCGCGAACGACCAGCTCTTCCGCGCCCTGATGGAGATCCGCAACGCGCCGGCCGTGCGCACCGTGCCGGCCTATTACGACGAGCCGGTCTATATCGACGCGCTGGCAGATTCACTGAAAGGCCATCTCGCCAAGCTCGACTTCGAGCCGGAGGTTGTTCTCGCTTCCTATCACGGCCTGCCGAAGGTCAATCTCGAGAAGGGCGACCCCTATCATTGCCATTGCCTGAAGACGACGCGTTTGCTGCGCGAAAGGCTGGGCTGGGACGAGAAGCGGCTGATCAGCACCTTCCAGTCGCGCTTCGGCGCGCAGGAATGGCTGCAGCCCTACACCGACAAGACGGTCGAGCGGCTGGCCAAGGAGGGTGTCAAGCGCATCGCCATCCTCAATCCCGGCTTCTCGGCCGACTGTATCGAAACGCTGGAAGAGATCGACGGCGAGGTACGCGAAGTGTTCCTGCATGCCGGCGGCGAGCGCTTTGCGCACATCCCCTGCCTCAACGACAGCCCTGAAGGCATGACCGTGATCGAGAGCCTGGTCCGGCGCGAAGTCCAGGGCTGGATCTGA
- a CDS encoding SPFH domain-containing protein — translation MDFSGLDIVIPVLVVLVLLLIFAGIKTVPQGFNYTVERFGRYTRTLTPGLNLIIPFIDRLGAKMNMMEQVLDVPTQEVITRDNAIVAVDGVAFFQVLNAPQAAYQVSGLQNAILNLTMTNIRSVMGSMDLDELLSNRDAINERLLKIVDDAASPWGIKMTRVEIKDINPPANLVESMARQMMAERNKRAQILEAEGLKQAQVLEAEGRKEAAFRDAEARERAAEAEARATQVVSEAIAKGDVQAINYFVAQKYTEALAKIGSATNSKVVLMPMEASSLIGTLGGIGEIAKEVFRAEGTAGAQRLAGRTPRVPPEGGN, via the coding sequence ATGGACTTTTCTGGCCTCGATATCGTGATACCGGTCCTCGTGGTCCTGGTGCTTCTGCTCATCTTCGCAGGTATCAAGACCGTCCCGCAGGGGTTCAACTACACGGTCGAGCGCTTCGGCCGTTACACCCGAACGCTCACCCCCGGCCTTAATCTGATCATCCCGTTCATCGACCGCCTCGGCGCGAAGATGAACATGATGGAGCAGGTTCTGGATGTTCCGACCCAGGAGGTCATCACGCGCGACAACGCGATCGTCGCAGTTGACGGCGTCGCCTTCTTTCAGGTGCTGAACGCGCCGCAGGCCGCCTATCAGGTGTCGGGCCTGCAGAATGCTATCCTCAACCTGACAATGACCAACATCCGCTCGGTCATGGGCTCGATGGATCTCGACGAGCTTCTGTCCAACCGCGACGCGATCAACGAGCGCCTGCTCAAGATCGTCGATGACGCGGCGAGCCCATGGGGCATCAAGATGACCCGCGTCGAGATCAAGGACATCAATCCGCCCGCGAACCTGGTGGAATCCATGGCCCGCCAGATGATGGCCGAACGCAACAAGCGCGCCCAGATCCTCGAAGCGGAAGGTTTGAAGCAGGCGCAGGTGCTGGAGGCGGAAGGCCGCAAGGAAGCCGCCTTCCGCGATGCCGAGGCCCGCGAACGCGCCGCCGAGGCCGAGGCCCGCGCCACGCAGGTCGTGTCCGAAGCGATCGCCAAGGGTGATGTCCAGGCCATCAACTACTTCGTCGCACAGAAATACACCGAGGCGCTGGCGAAGATCGGTTCCGCCACCAACAGCAAGGTGGTGTTGATGCCGATGGAGGCTTCCTCGCTGATCGGCACGCTGGGGGGCATCGGCGAGATCGCCAAGGAAGTGTTCCGCGCGGAGGGCACCGCGGGCGCGCAGCGCTTGGCCGGCCGCACTCCACGCGTCCCGCCGGAAGGCGGGAACTGA
- a CDS encoding KpsF/GutQ family sugar-phosphate isomerase: protein MHAGLKRKTVDRAAAIRSAVRTITTEQAGMAALAAALDNGLAEPFADAVSAISGISGRVIVTGVGKSGHIGSKLAATLASTGTPAFFVHPAEANHGDLGMIASDDVVIAMSWSGESAELKGIVSYARRFSIPLIAITSNDGSILARESDVVLCLPRAPEACPHGLAPTTSTLLQLAIGDAIAVALLEARGFTADHFRTFHPGGQLGANLTLIGDIMHTGDRLPIVPAGTSMREAILEISRKRFGCVGIVDGEGALTGIITDGDLRRHIDSDLLSLSVEQVMTRNPKTISPDMLAATALQLINSSAITTLMVVEGPKPVGIVHLHDLLRIGAA, encoded by the coding sequence ATGCATGCAGGCCTGAAACGCAAGACCGTAGACCGCGCCGCCGCGATCCGCTCCGCGGTGCGGACAATCACGACGGAACAGGCCGGAATGGCTGCTCTCGCAGCCGCGCTCGACAACGGGCTCGCCGAGCCCTTCGCGGATGCGGTCTCGGCGATTTCGGGCATTTCCGGCCGCGTGATCGTCACCGGCGTCGGCAAGAGCGGCCATATCGGCTCGAAGCTCGCCGCGACGCTTGCCTCAACCGGTACGCCGGCTTTTTTCGTCCATCCAGCTGAAGCGAATCACGGCGATCTCGGCATGATCGCCAGCGATGACGTCGTCATCGCTATGTCGTGGTCGGGCGAGAGCGCCGAGCTCAAGGGCATCGTTTCCTATGCGCGGCGCTTCTCCATCCCGCTGATCGCGATCACCTCGAACGATGGCTCGATCCTGGCGCGGGAATCCGACGTCGTGCTCTGCCTTCCACGCGCGCCGGAAGCCTGCCCGCACGGGCTGGCGCCGACCACCTCGACGCTGCTGCAACTCGCCATCGGCGACGCGATCGCGGTGGCGCTGCTGGAGGCAAGGGGCTTCACGGCCGACCATTTCCGCACCTTCCACCCGGGCGGACAACTCGGCGCCAACCTCACGCTCATCGGCGACATCATGCATACCGGCGACCGCCTGCCGATCGTGCCGGCGGGCACGAGCATGCGCGAGGCGATCCTGGAGATCTCGCGCAAGCGCTTCGGCTGCGTCGGCATCGTCGACGGGGAGGGTGCGCTGACCGGGATCATCACCGACGGCGACCTGCGCCGTCACATCGACAGCGACCTGCTGTCGCTCAGCGTCGAGCAGGTGATGACGCGCAATCCCAAGACCATCTCGCCCGACATGCTCGCCGCCACCGCGCTGCAGCTGATCAACTCGTCCGCGATCACGACGCTGATGGTTGTCGAAGGCCCGAAGCCGGTCGGCATCGTCCACCTGCATGATCTTTTGAGGATCGGCGCGGCCTGA
- a CDS encoding NfeD family protein, with protein sequence MLERIFLELGPWNWMVLGFVLLALEILVPGVFLLWIGIAAIIVGALSLQFWDWAAWTWQVQTLLFLALSLVAAYVGHRVNKARETDSDEPLLNRRDAQLVGRTATLEEPIREGRGRIRLDDTVWKVIGPDAQPGTRVRVVSAHGGELTVETV encoded by the coding sequence ATGCTCGAACGGATATTCCTGGAGCTCGGACCCTGGAACTGGATGGTTCTCGGCTTCGTGCTGCTCGCGCTGGAAATTCTCGTCCCGGGTGTCTTCCTGCTCTGGATCGGCATCGCGGCGATCATCGTCGGTGCGCTGTCGCTGCAGTTCTGGGACTGGGCGGCCTGGACCTGGCAGGTGCAGACGCTGCTTTTCCTCGCCTTGTCGCTGGTCGCCGCCTATGTCGGCCACCGCGTCAACAAGGCGCGCGAGACCGACAGCGACGAACCCTTGCTCAACCGTCGCGACGCCCAGCTCGTCGGGCGCACCGCGACGCTCGAGGAGCCGATCCGCGAGGGCCGCGGTCGCATCAGGCTGGATGACACGGTCTGGAAGGTGATCGGCCCCGACGCCCAGCCGGGCACGCGCGTCCGCGTCGTCAGCGCGCATGGCGGAGAGCTGACCGTCGAGACGGTCTGA
- a CDS encoding NAD(P)/FAD-dependent oxidoreductase has product MIRRLDLRTGTPVWMAYRAPRVPVATLSRDMKTDVLVVGMGISGAMIAEALTADGLDVIVIDRRGPLKGSTPATTALVQYEIDQPLTLLSRKVGKTHAQAAWRRSRVAVANLSARLDELGIACAKTPRPSLLLAGNVLGASGLRDEANARREAGLYAEYLTAGQLRDRFGIERDGAILSPDNLALDPRKMTAGFHLAAIARGARYHAPAEASAFRSSASGVEVETSQGPVISAKHVVLATGYELASVAPAKGHSVISTWAIATRPQKQALWPSQAFIWEASDPYLYLRATADGRVVCGGEDEEFQDEDARDALMAAKTKRIAEKLGRLMPHLDVTPEFAWTGSFGTTATGLPIIAKIPRHPRIHSVMGYGGNGITFSRMAAEIIRTDLAGGRDADAALFAFPE; this is encoded by the coding sequence ATGATCCGCAGACTCGACCTGAGGACCGGAACGCCGGTCTGGATGGCCTATCGCGCGCCGCGCGTACCAGTCGCGACGCTCTCGCGCGACATGAAGACCGACGTGCTGGTCGTCGGCATGGGCATATCCGGCGCAATGATCGCCGAGGCGCTCACTGCCGACGGACTGGACGTGATTGTCATCGACCGGCGCGGTCCGCTGAAAGGCTCCACGCCCGCGACGACAGCGCTCGTCCAGTATGAGATCGACCAGCCCCTCACCCTGCTGTCGCGGAAGGTCGGCAAGACGCATGCGCAGGCCGCGTGGCGCCGTTCGCGCGTCGCTGTCGCCAACCTCTCCGCCAGGCTGGACGAACTCGGCATCGCCTGCGCAAAGACTCCACGCCCCTCGCTCCTCCTCGCAGGCAATGTGCTCGGTGCGTCTGGCCTGCGCGACGAAGCCAATGCGCGGCGCGAGGCAGGGCTTTACGCGGAATATCTCACCGCAGGGCAGCTTCGAGATCGTTTCGGCATAGAACGGGACGGCGCGATCCTCAGCCCCGACAACCTAGCGCTCGATCCGCGCAAGATGACGGCGGGATTCCATCTGGCGGCGATCGCGAGGGGTGCGCGCTACCACGCCCCCGCCGAGGCGAGCGCCTTCCGCTCGTCCGCTTCCGGCGTTGAGGTAGAGACGAGCCAGGGCCCGGTCATCTCCGCGAAGCATGTTGTGCTTGCGACCGGCTACGAGCTCGCATCCGTGGCCCCCGCCAAGGGCCACTCCGTCATCTCCACCTGGGCGATCGCGACGCGGCCGCAGAAGCAGGCCCTCTGGCCTTCGCAAGCCTTCATCTGGGAAGCGTCGGACCCGTATCTCTATCTACGCGCCACGGCTGACGGCCGCGTCGTTTGCGGCGGCGAGGACGAGGAATTCCAAGACGAGGACGCGCGCGATGCCCTCATGGCCGCTAAGACGAAACGCATCGCTGAAAAGCTCGGCCGGCTGATGCCGCACCTGGACGTCACGCCGGAATTCGCCTGGACCGGCTCTTTCGGTACGACCGCAACCGGCCTGCCGATCATCGCGAAAATCCCGCGCCACCCACGCATCCATTCCGTCATGGGATATGGCGGCAACGGCATCACCTTCTCGCGCATGGCGGCCGAGATCATCCGCACGGACCTCGCCGGCGGCCGCGATGCCGACGCCGCGCTCTTCGCCTTCCCCGAATAG
- a CDS encoding outer membrane beta-barrel protein produces the protein MPRLRTPSSRLLRSRALLLSAGVVLVALAPAFSQEAGLRGEVTEADIRRDLVSRPSPLYPVTPPTPEEQRAANPAYVPEGPRATEEEAVPAETLSTLFSDAAGDAAALGEPEAAERPVGVRKRESETEAVPEEPAAEEEEPASANPRAEKVDSEDEERNIRIEPENVRTAGIESPEPEVEENPYAPLGLRLGTFNVITTLEQGLTWTSNATYSPQPKSALLSESTLRLNAASDWSRHSANINAYGTYRKSISGEPVTDPSAGIDATLNLDFADDLRGIGKLGYVLKREDADSPVEQPETVTSRPIRQEITGSLGLEKDVGKLRFAATANLLRLDYSDADLSEGGTLSQRERNSTLVTGVLRAGYEISPAITPFLELEYGRRSYDFTPEGGNHRSSDRMAARLGTELDLGEKLSGELALGYVTENFDDAALSDISGMSASADLSWSPQRGTTVGFNASTEVEGTTTANESGSVLYSGTVSLQREIRANLSANASLGLSWRDYASTPDHDLTWRGETSLTWWLNRYAGVTGRYRFEHLTSTKTESDTTVHNVFLGVTLQR, from the coding sequence ATGCCGCGTCTTCGAACCCCTTCGTCGCGCCTGCTGCGCAGCCGGGCTCTGCTGCTCTCGGCTGGCGTCGTGCTCGTCGCGCTCGCCCCGGCATTCTCGCAGGAAGCAGGTCTGCGCGGCGAAGTGACCGAAGCCGATATCCGCAGGGACCTCGTCTCCCGCCCCTCGCCGCTCTATCCGGTGACGCCGCCGACGCCGGAGGAGCAGCGCGCCGCCAACCCCGCCTACGTTCCCGAAGGCCCCCGCGCGACCGAGGAAGAGGCCGTTCCGGCGGAAACGCTCTCGACCCTGTTCTCCGATGCGGCAGGCGATGCCGCGGCACTCGGAGAACCCGAAGCGGCGGAGAGGCCCGTTGGCGTCCGCAAACGCGAGAGCGAGACAGAAGCCGTTCCCGAAGAACCCGCCGCGGAGGAGGAAGAGCCCGCTTCCGCCAACCCGCGCGCGGAAAAGGTCGATTCGGAGGACGAAGAGCGCAACATCCGCATTGAGCCCGAGAACGTCCGCACCGCCGGCATCGAGAGCCCCGAGCCGGAGGTGGAGGAGAACCCCTACGCGCCGCTCGGGCTGCGCCTCGGCACCTTCAATGTCATCACCACGCTGGAACAGGGCCTGACCTGGACTTCCAACGCGACCTACAGCCCACAACCGAAGTCGGCATTGCTCTCCGAGTCGACGCTGCGCCTCAATGCGGCATCCGACTGGTCGCGACACTCGGCGAACATCAACGCGTACGGCACCTACCGCAAATCGATCAGCGGCGAGCCCGTCACCGATCCGTCGGCGGGCATTGACGCCACGCTCAACCTCGACTTCGCCGACGACCTGCGCGGCATCGGCAAGCTCGGCTATGTGCTGAAGCGCGAGGACGCCGATTCGCCCGTCGAACAACCGGAAACAGTCACGTCACGACCTATCCGCCAGGAGATCACAGGTAGCCTCGGGCTCGAGAAGGATGTCGGCAAGCTGCGCTTTGCCGCGACCGCCAACCTGCTGCGCCTCGACTACAGCGACGCCGACCTCAGCGAGGGCGGAACCCTCTCGCAGCGCGAGCGCAATTCGACGCTGGTCACCGGCGTTCTTCGCGCCGGCTATGAGATCTCGCCGGCGATCACGCCCTTTTTGGAACTCGAATACGGCCGCCGCAGCTACGACTTCACGCCCGAGGGCGGCAACCACCGCTCCTCCGACCGCATGGCCGCGCGGCTCGGCACGGAACTCGACCTCGGCGAAAAGCTGTCCGGCGAGCTGGCGCTCGGCTATGTGACTGAAAACTTCGACGATGCCGCCCTCTCCGACATTTCGGGCATGTCGGCGAGCGCCGACCTGTCCTGGTCGCCGCAACGCGGCACGACCGTCGGCTTCAACGCCTCGACCGAGGTGGAAGGCACGACGACTGCAAACGAGAGCGGGTCCGTCCTCTATTCGGGAACCGTCTCGTTGCAGCGCGAGATCCGCGCCAACCTGTCGGCAAACGCCTCGCTCGGCCTGTCCTGGCGCGATTATGCCTCGACGCCGGACCACGATCTCACCTGGCGCGGAGAAACCTCGCTGACCTGGTGGCTCAACCGCTATGCCGGGGTGACCGGGCGCTACCGGTTCGAGCATCTGACCAGCACGAAGACGGAAAGCGACACGACGGTCCACAACGTCTTCCTGGGCGTCACGCTGCAACGGTAG